From Dasypus novemcinctus isolate mDasNov1 chromosome 8, mDasNov1.1.hap2, whole genome shotgun sequence, the proteins below share one genomic window:
- the LOC101446434 gene encoding LOW QUALITY PROTEIN: hydroxysteroid dehydrogenase-like protein 2 (The sequence of the model RefSeq protein was modified relative to this genomic sequence to represent the inferred CDS: deleted 1 base in 1 codon), whose protein sequence is MLPNPGKLAGCTIFITGASHGTGKAIALKAAKDGANIVIAAKTSKEHPKLAGTIYTAAEEIEAAGGKALPCVVDVRDEQQISSAVEKAVEKFGGIDILVNNASATSLTNTLETPTKRVDLMMNVNTRAPPLHLKPVIPYLTKTKIAHILNLSPPLNLNPLWSKQHCAYTIAKYGISMCVLGIAEEFKGEIAVNALWPKTAIHTAAMNMLGGSGIESQCRKVDITAGAAYSIFKKPKSFSGNFIIDESIFREEGIKNFDVYAVKPGHPLLLDFFLDEIPDTIAKKMESHSAIPAFKEEKQQPQPKSHSGAVEEAFRIVKESLSDDVVKATQAIFKFKLSGEDGGTWFLDLKSKGGNVGYGERSGQSDVVMSMSTDDFVKMFSGKLKPTIAFMSGKLKINGNLSLAIKLEKLMNQINARL, encoded by the exons ATGCTACCCAACCCCGGGAAGCTAGCAGGATGTACCATTTTTATCACAGGTGCAAGTCATGGCACTGGCAAGGCTATTGCATTAAAAGCTGCAAAAGATGGAGCAAATATCGTTATTGCTGCGAAGACCAGCAAGGAACACCCCAAACTTGCAGGCACAATCTATACTGCTGCTGAAGAAATTGAAGCAGCTGGAGGAAAGGCCTTGCCATgtgttgttgatgtgagagatGAACAGCAAATCAGCAGTGCAGTGGAGAAAGCAGTTGAGAAATTTGGAGGTATTGATATTTTGGTGAATAATGCCAGTGCTACTAGCTTGACCAACACATTGGAAACACCTACTAAGAGAGTGGATTTGATGATGAATGTCAACACCAGAGCACCTCCCTTACATCTAAAGCCTGTA ATCCCTTATTTGACAAAGACTAAAATTGCTCATATCCTTAATCTTAGCCCACCACTGAATCTAAATCCTTTGTGGTCCAAACAACACTGTGCTTATACCATTGCTAAGTATGGCATATCTATGTGTGTGCTTGGAATAGCAGAAGAATTTAAAGGTGAAATTGCAGTCAATGCCTTATGGCCTAAAACGGCCATACACACTGCTGCTATGAATATGCTGGGAGGATCTGGTATTGAAAGCCAATGTAGAAAAGTTGATATCACTGCAGGTGCTGCATATTCCATTTTCAAAAAGCCGAAAAGTTTTAGTGGCAACTTTATTATTGACGAAAGTATCTTCagagaagaaggaataaaaaa ttttgatgtctACGCAGTTAAGCCAGGCCATCCTTTGTTACTAGATTTCTTCTTAGATGAAATTCCAGATACAATTGCCAAgaaaatggaatcacacagtgcTATTCCAGCATTTAAAGAAGAGAAGCAACAGCCACAACCGAAATCACATTCTGGAGCTGTGGAAGAAGCATTTAGAATTGTTAAGGAATCTCTCAGTGACGATGTCGTCAAAGCCACTCAAGCAATCTTTAAGTTTAAACTCTCAGGTGAAGATGGTGGAACATGGTTTCTTGATCTTAAAAGCAAAGGTGGGAATGTTGGATATGGAGAGCGCTCTGGTCAGTCAGATGTGGTAATGAGTATGTCTACtgatgattttgtaaaaatgttttcaGGAAAACTAAAACCAACAATAGCATTCATGTCAGGAAAATTAAAGATTAACGGTAATCTCTCTCTAGCAATCAAATTGGAGAAACTAATGAATCAGATTAATGCCAGACtgtga